The sequence gaatttttggagaaatgccagaaggaagaattttttttatttccctaccaaaatttttttttttattaatttcttagtaaaagtaagactagtaatatatcgaaaaatagatgaaaaatctctgtttaaattataatacctgcaacgtatcgacaccaaaacaaactaacgaacaacatgctgctggaggttgagtggcccgtggttttaaaagtggccctaaaagtggcccgccatgaaaagtaattggggacccctgcctacagacacaatttgctgcgtctgcgggtgggaagccggatgtgggtatttgttctggtcgctgcactagcgactcctctggtcagtcagggcgccccccggatcggcagagagggggtggagcagcgaccaggacggctcaaaaagagcggggtaattggccagatacaattggggagaaaaagggaaaaaaaagaaaaaaaaagttcttacCACGTAGACTTCTCGTCGGGTGTCATGGGGCGTCCCAGCCGCCACATTATTGTGCTTCGCTTATGTCACATTACACAGGGTAAAGATGCTCATTAGTCATTCCTGACGTTCATAATTGGGCctgatgctggaaatttgtcggtgACGACAAAATCGTGTCAAGATCGGGCTGGATTCGTGTAGTCTGATATCGGCATAAAAAAGAAAGCCAATTTTCGTATTTCTGATatcgttttttttcccctgccttTCCTCCCGTGTTTCTGTCTCTGACTTGTGTCTCTCTTATTAACGTTCTAATCATTCTAAATCCATCCATACTTTAGTCCATTGCTTCATCCATTTCTCCTCCATCCTAAGAGGTGTAACTTGGGCAGTGGTTGAGAAATAGTGTGTACTTATCGTCACAATATAACGCTCACATGCATCAACTCTCATCTCGAGAAGTGTTTAATTTCCATTACATACTGTTAAACAAATGAAGTTATGTGAACACTGTCTGTGTCTTTAGTTGATAAAGATAATTATTTCCATCAAACATGACTTTACAAGTGCAATTATGCGTGGATAAAGCAGGGCCTGAGTAAACTGATGTTTTCTCAACCAAACAAATTCACGTAGAATATTACTTCTTCTCACTGCCTTTGTTTTTTATCCCTGTGTTTCCCAATTTGCAGAACCTACGGAGAGCTGACCAACTGCACCTACCTGGTAGCCCTAAAAATGGACTGCTTCTGGCCCAACCGGCTGGTGGATGAATTCTTCATCCGTGTCCACCAGCACTACTTCCACGACTGCTCCCTGTCCGGGCGCCTCCTCCGGGACCCCCCTAACCGGATCCTAGGGCCCTTCATCATTGTCCCCATCCTGGTCACACTGCTCATGACTGCCCTGGTGGTGTGGAGGAGCAAGCGCAGCGAGGGCATCATCTAGCATACATAAggagtggggtgaagtccctttTGTAGACACTCGCCTTTTAggagaaaaaaggaagaaaggcAGGTGAGTGACCACAAAAGGAGACAATTAATGTGGAAGGACTGGAGGTGAGGGCAGTGTCTCAATGAATTGAAATGGGAGAGGGGGAAGGTTTAGTTGggagaggtgaggagaggagCAGAAGAAGGGATgcaaaaaaagggggaggaggaTGAACTCTTGCTTCACAATAAATATGTATGATACAACGTGTGAGCTGTTTTGTCACTGAGTTTATACCTTTGTCTCCTTCAGTGACCAAAGTGTACCATATCTTGTCTCTGTTACTGGTGTAACTGGACAAGAGACATGAGCAAAATGTGGGCTAACTGTCGCCCTGAGAGGGTCTACCCGTATGAGTTGACCTGCTCAAACTGACCCTGATCAAAGACCATTGTTGAGACTCAGGTCAAACTCTGCTCGGCATGAAAGTTGAGCACAAATCAGGTGACGACCGATGTCTGAAGCTCCATCTCCTCGGCTATATTGAACTATTTGAGGCGTCAGCCCAAAGGACACTTCTACACATGAGGCTCAATGGGATATCGGAAATGTTCCTCAGTCACGTATTAAAGAGTGATGGGAGATTCTGTAAGAGACTGAGGTTTTATTCCGTGTCTAGGTCTAAAATCAGTACATAAATCACCGAGAGGTGACATGGGAGGTGATCCTTCTAAACACTACACTACTGTTTACATCTTAGCAGCCTCTCTCCAATGTAAACCCTCAGGACACGAATCTCTCTGGACTGGTAATATGATGGATGGGAGTACTATACAAAAAAACTTGAGAGAACTGCTTTCAAATCAGCATACAGTTTGGATGTGACCATAATGCATAATGTTACTATATGACACATATTGTATGGGACTTTCACTACTTTCTTCTCTGGCTACCAGGGAATAATCTAAGACTTGATGCAGCAAACAACATTACAGACAGCATGGACTGTAGTAGAGTTTGCAGAAAGTTTAGTTTTTCTCCTTGTCTGCTTTAGAAGGAAAATCACACCATTATAAGTGCAGGAGTCACACCATGCTATACGATGTTACATGACTTGGATAACATAACAGTGACTTGGCCTGCTGTGTGTTTTTACACCTTGGCCTTCAACAACTttcacagggaaaaaaaaaagaaaaatatttgtTGTAAATTTTATTGAGCAATCTTTAGATTTAAACGTTTAAAGCACAAATAGGAACACAAAAACAGTATACTGAAGGAAAATCTCAAAATACAAATCTTCTATTCTAACATACAGAAAAAAAGTATAAATGAGATGTGATTTTAAAGGAATTCTGTTATATTTAATCTATGAATCACGCAATTGACTTATATTGGAAATGTCAAGCTTTCAAAGGTACTGTTGGTTCCTCCATTTTTGCTTCCTACTTCCTCTGCTCATCGTGGACTTCCTGGATTCATGTCGTCATTGCCTGTGCAGCTTGCTGACTTGCTATGTTCACAACCAGTACTATCACTTGGCTGACTGGTTAAAGACGCTATTTTCCCACCCCAACATTAACACTGATACAGCCAACACCCTAGCAGCAAATGCAGGTGGAAATAATATTGACATGAACTTGACAAATAAGAGCTATATTTGTAATATATGCATACTCATAACCCTTCAGTGTATGTCTAAGATGTCCTGCGAACATGTATTCTGAGTGTGCACGACAATGGAGTGATCCAGATTTGAGTCCTAAAATCTTTCCAACAGCTATGGAGAAAAATGAATAGGATTTTTAATCAAACGCCTCAAAAGAGGTCTGTGATATTGGCACAAGCCTTAGAGATTTGACCACTTTTTTTCTTAGTTAACATCCCATTCTTGAATTTTAGGCATTTATAGACCATGGAAAAGTAAGTTACGATGAAACGACTGTCTTGGAAACAGACTTACAAAGGATTTGTTGCAGAATGTATTACTCCATTTCAGTGAACACAAAAGTACTAGCCCTCACTAAATCCTCTACTAGTTGTCTTTGGGATCATGCGTCGACTTTCTTTGAGATATTTACATTATGTTACTATCATTTCATAGTATAAGATAGTTTCTTATATCATGCGTTCTTCCAACTGTAGCTTTTAGGCCTATTGGTTGTTGGGTTTGGCCAATGATTTTTGTGGCTTTATTCAATATATTTGCCGATACTTGTTGTTTGACCTTCACCTTGTGGTGGACATATAGTGTGACAAACAAACTGATGAACCAATGAACGGACAGAGACATATCCATAGCTGTCCGTGTTCTGATTCATCGGGTTGGGGAAACAGTTAGCAATAATAGACTTATTTTTTGTTTTCTCAGTGACATAGGCTATTTTATCAGCCTTATAAACAGGATTCTGTTTCCAAGTTTAAAGTTGGCATAAACAAGGTGAGCCATTGCTCAAAACGAACATGAAATGTGTTCAATTGCAGACACATTTTCTATGATACTCAGCTTTAAACAGAATAATTGAGATATCTATCTGTTATTTGTATAACCTTCTGTTTATTAGGGACAGtcacacacagagaacagacTATTTGCAGCTGAAGGGGCTTAAAATGTTTGCGTAGCACATCGTCATGCTTCCTGCCGATGTGTCATTTGAGATCTACAAGGAAACCTTGCTTGTAACAACGCACCCCATTCTCGTTCAACCTCCAGCTCATCAATTATTATCTTGTACTCGTAAGTTTTGGAAAAACATTTCACAAACATAATCTTTCACTGCCTTAAATTTGATCTGCTGATACTTACCAGCAGGAAGGCATCCCCTCCCCCGCTTTTTCACCcaacttgtatccggccaattaccccactctctgagccgtcccggttggtgctccaccccctttgctgatccggtctgggctacagactaccacatgcctcctccgatacatgtggagtcgtcagccgcttcttttcacctgacagcgaggagtttcgccaagggcacgtagcgtgtgggaggatcacactattccccccccccgaacagcccccccgaccgaccagaggaggcgctaatgcagcgaccaggacacatacccacatccggcttcccacctgcagacacggccaactgtgtttgtagggacgcctgaccaagccggcggcaatacggggattcaaactggcaatccccatgttggtaggcaacggaataaccgccatgccacccagacgcccagcaGGAAGGCATTCTGGGCTGAGTGGTGCCAGAGTGAATTGGACCAGCAACAGTTTCACGCATCTAAAACGTGTTCTCATCGCTCTGACGAAATTATGACCAACCACGCCCCTCACTCCGCTCCACTCACATGCACTGGCCAGAGAATTTCAAACTCTTACCATAGTTTTTTTGTTAACAGATTGGCCTAACGTTAGCTTTTTACTCATATCACTTGTATTTATGAGTCAAAACTTGTGAGCACAACACTCATTTGCGAAGATTATcttaaacaacaaaacacaaaatctCTTATGTATTTACCACAGACCTTATTTCAGGCATTTAACCAAAACCCCATTTACTTCTCCCATAACACAGAGCCAGGGAGTGCATGGTGAAGTTAACTTTTACATTGGCCAATATCACTGTACATAATCACTGGACCGCTCTCTTCTGTCTCCTCTTGCATCTCCTGTCCTTCATCTACAGAGCAACCttcaacacaggagcggttaaaggACACACCGGTGTATGCAAACCAAGGTTATAATGGCCACGATGCAGAGTTTGTTAAAGCAGTGCAGATAGGCAGTTTgtcaaaaacacaaaacattacTTCAGTTGTTACATTCAAGTGACTATAACAAAACTTTCTCAATTGGTAATTAAGAACTGTCCACTCCCACCCTCACCTATCTATTCCCCATGTGGTcaccagacaccccccccccactacatacacaaacacacacataaataaatcAAATGTTGAAATGTGTAAGAAaacagtgtgtggggggggcgggggttaaGTATTTGGTGTTACTGCCATCATTAAAGCTTAATTTTACACAAGGAGCTACCGAACAGAGTAACTTCCTGTCTTGGCACCATGTAGATGCACCACATTGATTGCAGTGTTAATTGAATTAGTAAATTGAATTAATCCTTTGAGATTTTGTGAGAGTATGTGCTGGTTTCCATTATTTTGCTACCATTTCCTCGCCAGCAGGGAGAAGCAGGCAGCTAAAATGTTTTTTTGTGATCAATGTATAAGGTCAATCCTTTAGGAACAAGACTGAGGAAGAATACAGCTCAGACCCTGGAAGAGCTGACATTGTGGAGCAAACCAGAATCCCCAAAAAGTTTTGTAACCATATTCTCTAACTTTTCAGACAGATGCAGGAGTTAGACACATCATAAAGTCAGAGCAAGTGTCATGACATTGCTTTCTCCTTTGAGTGATTTGGTGTTGTCATTGAACTTAATGTATATACACTGATATTTGGGATTTATGGATGCAATGATTACGGACGATCAGTTTTCCTGATGTTGGTGTTC comes from Lampris incognitus isolate fLamInc1 chromosome 11, fLamInc1.hap2, whole genome shotgun sequence and encodes:
- the ramp1 gene encoding receptor activity-modifying protein 1, translating into MGPQNRAALQKQLLLWLLVAAYQWGQVLGCGPKYEYAIEEFCLAKFRLDMQELDQRHWCSWEDTVETYGELTNCTYLVALKMDCFWPNRLVDEFFIRVHQHYFHDCSLSGRLLRDPPNRILGPFIIVPILVTLLMTALVVWRSKRSEGII